Sequence from the Fundulus heteroclitus isolate FHET01 chromosome 7, MU-UCD_Fhet_4.1, whole genome shotgun sequence genome:
tcttctgaagGCGTCTCGGCCGTCGTCTGCGTGGCCGGCCCGAGGGATGTTAGTCGCCCGCCTGATGAGGAGACACTCTCTGGTTGAGGTGTCCTTCTGGCTTCCTGGAACTTCCCGCCACGTCTGTGCTTGGGTGACGTGTGTTTCAGGAGATCCTCCGTGGGATGAGCTGGAACCAGACAAACGTTGTCAAGGAGGGAGAAAAATCAGCAGAAAACTTCAGCGAGCTCCTCCGAAACACTTTAAACATGAGAATTGGTTCTGTAACGATGTGGTCATTTAAAAATGACTCCTAGAATTGAATTAataatcactgaaaagcagcgTGTTCACTTAAAAGTGGCCTTCCCCACAGGTGGGGGGGAGGAAGCCTAACTCTGAGCTCGTTTCTCTGTCCTCCACTTAAACTTCCGCCTGTTTCCGTGCCTCTAACCTCTGAAGTTACACATTCAGGACTTATGAACCATGTTTCAGGTGCAGGAACCCCTCTCCCCGTCCGTACCCCACGTCCAGCTGATCGctgccctcctcctctgcccGGCCAGCCATGAGCGACAGCGACAGCGACGACGTCCCTGCTCTGTCCGCTCACACCCTGGCTGCCCTGCAGGAGTTCTACAACGAGACCAGGACCGGCCCCGATCAGGACGGGGCGGCGCCGGACCCGTTCGCTGTGGGGGCCGTGGAGGAGGACTGGGTGAGTTTTCATGCTCATGAGCACTCGGGTCCGCTCATCGGATAGCGGCTCTCAAAGTGCGCACGCCGCCGTGAGAGTGCCGGGTTTTTGGGGAGCAAAAATGGGAGAATTTTTGAAACCATTGGAGGGCGAAAGGTTAAGAAAATGAAACTGCAACGTTCTTGTTGCATTTCTGACCGGTTCAGTCCCGGACTCTGGCCTTTCCTAACCTTTACCTTAACCTTTAACCTTTCACCGTGACTCGCTCCATCTTCAGCTTTCAAGCTCAAGCCTGAAAAGTTATTTACAGGAGGAAATGTTGTTACGGTAATCATTAAAGCTGGTaatccttgtttgtttttttgttaaatgtgatCCATTTTTGAAGCTTatcataatcaaaaataaacacatggaatGGTTTTCTGGGTGGAGACCACAAACATTTCCCCCCCTCCTCATATTTTCCCAGCTTTTCAGTGGTTTTGCCTTCTAGCATCCTACCAGTGTCATTACTGGTAGGATGAGCTGATACCCGGGCCCCACAGGTTCCTCTTCTCCTTTGTGAAGAGAGGAGCAGGCCTCCAGCCTCTGGCATTAATGTTTCTGATGGGGGGGCCTGAGGGCCAACGCCCCCCAGTGGACCCTATGCTCCAGTGTTCCACACCAGCATGGACGACCAGCTGGATTACTTCTCCGATTAAGATCAGATGTGTTTTCAACATGTTCCTTTTGAGCAGTGTaatttttttgcatataaaacataatttttgtgtgtaaattgtACAAAGTATATGTCACACGAAAGGTGGGAGATGTCTGAAATGCTTTTCCATGTCAGGAAGTCCTGGCATTATAAGGTGTTGGAAGATGTTCCTGGCAATATGCAAAGGGATGGCAGaaaagtgatgatgatgattgatgatgatgatgatgatgataatgaagGGGTGACATGGTTCCAGCTTTGCACTGACGCTGATTACTCTGCTTGTTTGGTCATGTGTGCCCCAGCGGATGAGCCAGTTCTGGTACAGCGACGAGACGGCGGCGCTGCTGGCAGAGGAGGTCGTACGAGAAGCCGGAGAGGGAGGCAGGTAAAGGCACGCAGCGCCCGCGCATTATCTGCGTTTACCAGCGCTCAGGGTTCGTGTTCATTTCAgccaaacaggaagtaaaactCACTGAAACAAATCACCTAGGTGATTATGTCATCATAAAAGAGAAGTCATATCACACATGTCTGCACATTCGCCTGTGAAATGCTTGAATGTTTTGGTGTGTTTGGCGCTTCTTCTGAACGCCCTTCTCGTTCCTGTCCAGTTAGTCTGCGGCTGTTGTCACTGGCATTGTAATTTTAAGCTCATTTTCCTCAAATGAGCAGTACTATCAGACTTTTATAGACCtccaaaaaaacagcaggaccttatctgctgcttttaaagttaGCTGTCTTTTTAATCTCTGCTTAGATGCTGGggattttcccttgatttggaAGTTTGCTCATGTTTTCCATCAGCAAACAATTACAGAGCCACATCTAAATTGTCTGCACCAGCTAAGGCCTTGGAGACTTTAGTCAGTAACTATAAACAATAGTTTATCAGTCTGGCTACAGGAAAATGCATGGCACCGTTACAAAACAGAAAGCGAATGAATTGACTTTATAATAGCAACATTGTCCAGccctttttattcatttatccaAAAGCATTTAATTCATTTGACCATGAGTTCCTCATGCAGAGGCTATAAACTACCGGCTTGTCTGAACAAACTCTTTGTTGGTTTGTTGACTCTTTAACCACCAGGTCTCAATGTGTTAAAGTAGGAGGATTAACTTCTACCCCTGATCCTAATGTCAGTGGGGTTCCACAGGGGTCAGTTCTGGGTCCGCTTCACTTTATTATATATGAGTGTAATTTAAGTTTCGTcgttatgctgatgacagtgTTTTATATTGTTCTGGTCACTCTCCTAGCAGTGCTTTTAATCAACTACAGTCAGCTTTTAAGGTTTTACAGACAAATTTGTATCAGCTTAATCttgctttaaaagcaaaaaataataattctatgGTGGTGCTGTTTTTCTAAATCAAAATTTGAAAGTCATAACTATAGATCAACAAggtttgaaaatggaaaaagtgaCACGAGATAAATATTTAGGATTTTTAATTGATGATTCCTTGTCTTTTGCATCCAATGTTCAACAGTTGGTGAAAAGCTGAACTAAAAATTGTCCAGGGGGGTGTGTGTAAGGATCAGATCATGTCTCTCTATAAAGCTCAAAATTGATTGTTTGATGGTACTTTCATGTCTGTGTTGGATCATGGTGACATTTTAGACACACATGCTTCTCTATGAAAAGTCTTCTTTCACTGGAAACTGTTTATCATGGAGCTTTAAGATGCATAACTGGTTTAAGGGGTTGTACCCCCGTTGTGGCCTTGGCCACCAGTAGGCTCTATCGGGTCTAGATGTCAGACCTGGAGGCTGTGGATGAGGCCTGTTGTTGTCCTGGTTCTTAGCTGACATTGCTCTCCCTCTTTGATGACGGTAATTTCCTTCCTTCGGCCATGATGTGTCGTCTGGTGCTATGGGTTAAGTCTATGATCTTCACCACTGCCTTAAgcacctgcactgcaaaaacagacctaaaaataagtaaaatgttcttaaaatttgtgtttttgtcctagatttgagcaggtaaataagattatctcccaatagaatgagtattttgacccctaaaataagataattagtcatactgcacttgaagtaagaagacggagatgaattgttcctattttaagtgcaaaaatcgtattccattggcagataatcttatttacctgctcaaatcaaggacagatccACTCATtataagaaaattgtacttatttttagttccgtttttgcagtgtggtcacAGTCCCACTGATGGCAACCAAACAGCAAACACGAGAAGAAATGGTAGAACCTTTTTGGCCTGTGTACCAAATGCTCGTGTAGCAGAAACGTTGTAAAGAAATAGTTACGGCAGCATCATTATTCCCTTTTCTCCCAGGATAGCGTGCCTGAGCGCGCCCAGTGTGTACCAGAAGCTGAAGCAGGGCGTGGTGGAAGGGTCCGACGCGGTGTCGGCCGTGGTGTTGGAGTACGACCGCCGCTTCGCCGCCTATGGAGACGACTTCATCTTCTACGACTACAACGAGCCGCTGTCGCTCCCCGCCAGCGTGGCTCCGCAGAGCTTTGACATCGTCCTCGCCGACCCGCCTTACCTGTCCCAGGAGTGTCTGAGCAAAGTGGCCAAAACCATCAAGTACCTGAGCAAAGGCAAAGTGCTGCTGTGCACAGGTGAGTCGGGGGGAGGAGCTCGGAGGGCGAACTCTTCACCACTCTGTGACAATTTAAATGAACTTAAGATGTCTTCTGGTTCTGTCTACAGGGGCCACCATGGAGAATGTTGCCAAAGAACTGCTGGATGTGGAAATGTGCAGCTTTTTGCCCAAACACAACAGAAACTTGTCCAATGAATTCCGCTGCTTCGTCAACTATCCCTCCCGCCTGCCGTCGGGCTGAGAACCAAGCCTCTCGTTTCCAGGGGGAAGGGTTGAAAGACGGACGGCTGTTCAGGAGAGCGGGGAAGCAGAGAAAGTGGACACCTTCATTAGTCATGGAACCAGTTACCAGAGTCATATTGTGTAACTGTAATTAAATCAAAGacattattgatttttttttttatcttattgtaggaaaaacataaaaagaattTCCAGTCCTTAAATCAAAAGCTGTCTTTGGCTTTTTTCTGCTGTTCCGTCTCACCAGAtctaccttaaaaaaaaaaaagacctgcaATTTGCGCACGTAaaaatttttttgtgttcttaaCAAATTTGATTTCTTAAAAGATGTTAATTACAACTCGTTGCTTCCAGCTTAATATCCCCTAATTACATTACAAAACTCGAGCTCTGGTGGCTTTTTATTAGAGATGTTTTTCACAGAGATCACACATAGTTTGCAGTAGTCACCACCAAAGGCAGCAGCATCTAATATGTTAGGAGTTTATTTCACTGTAAATCCGGTGGTATGGAAAgttcagtttaaataaaaagattgtTTTTCTCCTTAAATGCACTTCCtagtctgtaaatccttataaAAGGTCTTCTGCGACTGAATGAATTTAACAAACTTACACAACCAGCATGATGATTACACTGGATGTTTGTTtgagacagagaaaaaaactatttgacaCATCAGGGGTATAATATGACTACTGAggtatgtaaatgtttttaagtaTTGATACAAGATAAGAAACGGAAGATGGTTTACCC
This genomic interval carries:
- the eef1akmt1 gene encoding EEF1A lysine methyltransferase 1, translated to MSDSDSDDVPALSAHTLAALQEFYNETRTGPDQDGAAPDPFAVGAVEEDWRMSQFWYSDETAALLAEEVVREAGEGGRIACLSAPSVYQKLKQGVVEGSDAVSAVVLEYDRRFAAYGDDFIFYDYNEPLSLPASVAPQSFDIVLADPPYLSQECLSKVAKTIKYLSKGKVLLCTGATMENVAKELLDVEMCSFLPKHNRNLSNEFRCFVNYPSRLPSG